In Gymnogyps californianus isolate 813 chromosome 29, ASM1813914v2, whole genome shotgun sequence, the following are encoded in one genomic region:
- the LOC127026847 gene encoding LOW QUALITY PROTEIN: feather beta keratin-like (The sequence of the model RefSeq protein was modified relative to this genomic sequence to represent the inferred CDS: deleted 1 base in 1 codon): protein MRKECLWAWGGLVQYKSQSNCRLLTHFSCLLVLGEQVRLRPAAMSCYDLCRPCGPTPLANSCNEACVRQCQDSRVVIEPSPVVVTLPGPILSSFPQNTAVGSTTSAAVGSILSAEGVPINSGGFNLSGLGGRYYGRRCLPC, encoded by the exons ATGCGCAAAGAGTGCCTCTGGGCCTGGGGCGGTCTGGTCCAGTATAAAAGCCAGTCCAACTGCAGGCTT CTCACCCACTTCTCTTGCCTTCTCGTCCTTGGTGAA caggtgcgCCTCCGTCCCGCAGCCATGTCCTGCTACGATCTGTGCCGTCCCTGTGGCCCAACCCCGCTTGCCAACAGCTGCAACGAGGCCTGcgtcaggcagtgccaggactcGCGGGTGGTCATCGAACCATCTcccgtggtggtgaccctgcccggacccatcctcagctccttcccccagaaCACCGCTGTGGGATCCACCACctccgctgctgttggcagcatcctGAGTGCTGAGGGAGTGCCCATCAACTCCGGGGGCTTTAACCTCTCTGGCCTTGGTGGCCGCTACTACGGCAGAAGGTGCCTGCCCTGCTAA